The sequence ACCAATTTCGAGCTTACCGGAGGAAAGCTGAACATCTTGCAAAAAGACTCCGATGCCAACATCCAATCCTTTAATGGACTGAACATCGTCCTCAACGATTTAAGCTTTGACCTGTCCAAAGCCACCGCTTTTGATAAGGACATTTTCTTGGACAGGGACTTTTCGGTGGAACTGCCCAACTATGAAATCAAGCTTCCCGACAGCCTGAATATTTTGAACATTGGCCTGGTTTCCATTCATAAGGATCAAATGACCCTTAAAAACGTCACCCTAAAACCCCGTTATGGCAGGTATGAATACATCCGTAAAGTAGGCTACCAAACCGATGTGGTCAAAGCGCATTTCCCGTCGGTCAGATTTGACAAAATCGACTTAAACAAACTGATGGAAGTACGGGAGATCCAAGCCAACAAAATGGAAGTGCAAACCCCAAACATCCATGTGTTCAGGGATAAGCGAGTACCGTTCAATGACAGCATCTACCGGCCCATGCCCCAAGAATTAATGAAAAAATCTGGTATTAAGCTGGAGTTGGACACCTTGGATGTCATTAATGGAGTCATTACCTACGAAGAGTTCCCCGAAAAGGGAATGGTGCCGGGAAGCATTACTTTCGACTCCCTTTATGCCAAAATGTACCCTTTTCACCTGAGCAAAACACTCCTGGACACCTTCCGGATAGACAGCAGTCATTTAAAAGCTGCCGCTAGGATCAATGGTGCAGCCAGCATTCAAATGACCGGGCTTTTTGATTATTCAGCCCCTTACCCTATGGACATTAGGGTCCGTTCAGGAAAATTTGACCTTAAGGCCGTCAACTCCATTATGACCAGAAATGCCTTCCTGAAAATCCGCGAGGGGGTTGCCCAGCCTTCTTCTTGGTCCTTTACGGCTGATAATGAAACCGCCAAGGGGCACATGACATTCTATTATAACAGTTTAAAAGTCCAACTACTGAATGACAGGACCCTCAAAAAGGCAAGAGGAAGAAAGGCAATGCTGAACTTTGTCCTCAACGCCATCGCCCTCCGAGGGAACAACCCCCGAAAGATCTTTGGCACGGAAAAAGTCGCACCCATCTATTTCGAAAGGGACAAGCGTAAATTTATTTTTAACTACTGGTGGAAAGCATCCCTCTCTGGGTTTCAGGGATCCTTGGGGCTTGGCGATGCCGGTCCTGCCAAGAAGGAAGAGGATGAGGAAGAATAGCCACACGATAAGTGGTGCCTAAGTCATATCGCTCGCACAATAAAGGGAACACATCAACAAACGGTTTATCTTAAAAACCATTGCAAGGAAACCATTTGATGAAAAATGAGGTCATTAAATGATATTATTTTAGATTTGCATGTCCAAAAAAGAATAGCGCTATGCATCAGGATAAAATTGAAGCATTAAAAATAGAAATTGCCGGGGCAGAAGCCAGCAATCCAGAAGAACTGGAAGCATTTAGAATGCGGTACATCAGTAAAAAAAGTGTGGTAGCAGCACTTTTTGCTGAAATGAAAAATGTGCCCAATGATCAAAAAAAGGCCTATGGCCAACTGGTCAATAGCGTAAAACAAGCTGCTGAGGAAAAGTTCAAAGCATTGATCGACAAGGTCAATGAAGGCGAGCGCACCTCCAAGTCCGCTGCTATAGACTTGACACTCCCTGCCACTAACCAGCCCGTAGGCGGCATCCACCCGCTAACCGCTACCCGTCAGCGGATCATTGAAATATTCGAAAGAATAGGATTCAATTTATCCGAAGGGCCAGAAATAGAAGATGATTGGCACAATTTTACTGCATTGAACTTCCCAGAAAACCATCCAGCGAGGGAGATGCAGGACACCTTCTTTATCGAAAAAAATCCAGACATTGCCTTGCGGACACATACCTCTTCTGTTCAGGTAAGGGTGATGGAAAACCAAAAACCTCCCATTCGGACATTATCCCCGGGAAGGGTTTTCCGAAACGAAGCCATTTCGGCAAGGGCGCATTGTATCTTCCATCAAGTGGAAGGGCTGTATGTGGACGAAAACGTCGGTTTTGCAGATTTGAAGCAAACCCTTTACCACTTTGCCAAGGAAATGTTTGGCAAAGAAACCAAAGTTCGTTTTCGCCCGTCGTACTTTCCCTTTACAGAACCAAGTGCTGAGATCGACATATCCTGCTTGCTTTGCGGGGGCGAAGGCTGTAATGTCTGCAAAGGAACCGGCTGGGTAGAAATCGGAGGATCGGGCATGGTGGATCCGAATGTCCTGAAAAATTGTGGCATTGACCCTGAAAAATATACGGGATTTGCTTTCGGAATGGGCATCGAACGGATCGCCATGCTGAAATACCAAATCAAGGATTTAAGGTTATTTACCGAAAACGACATCCGTTTCCTGAAACAGTTCAAACCCTTACTTTAATCCGGTTTGTATTAGGATACTCAAAGCACAAGGAAACCATGTTGTCAGGAAACAGCATTGTCCACCATAGCATGGCTTGCCTATTTCAGGCTTAACACACATTATAGATTAGCGGATTTTTCAGGAAGCTAAAATGACACAAAAAAGCGAGCACTTGATCAGATCAAGTGCTCGCTTTTTATATCACTGCTCCAAGGCATCAATCCTCCTCTTTAAGGGCATTGCACCGATCATAGGCTGGATCAATATCGATGTAAACTTCTTCTTTGGCTATTTTAAACCAATCCTCCAGTGCCTCGGATTCTTTCTGCTTTTTGGTAGCTGCCTTGAGCTTTTCATAATCATCCTCCAAATTGGCCCGGTGAGCAGGATACTCGTTTTTAAAGTAAAGCAGCCTAACGGCCTTTTCTGGCTCACCAGTACGCTGATTTTGCTCTTCATAGCGTAAAGCATGGCTGATGGTTCCTACTTGCATGGTATCTATCGTAAAATACAAGATAGGGTCCTCAAGTGTCCTTGCAGAAAGCCTATTTGCTCCTGTCGTGGGGTCAGAGAAGAACCCACCATTATCGGACGTATTCCTATCTTCAGAAAAATCCTTTGCTGCCTTGGCAAAGCTCATACTGTCCAATTCGATCAAATGCCTCAGACTGTCCAACTCCCGTTCGGCAGCAGCGATGTCCTGCTCGGTGGGCCTTGGCTTGATGAGAATATGTCGGGTATTATAAGAATCGGTCCGCCTTTCCAGCAACTGGATCAAATGGATTCCAAATTGGGATTCCACAGGATCTCCGATTTCTCCCTCCCGGAGGCTAAGGGCCATCGCCTCATATTCCGGCGCCAACTCCCCTTTTCGGAAAAAGCCCAAATCCCCTCCTTGGTTCTTTGATCCGGGATCTTCGGAATATTTGATGGCCATAGAGGCAAAATCCACCTCACCATCGAGGATGCGCTGCTTGATATCGCTCAATTGCTTGATCACCCGGTCTTTTTCTTTCCTGCTTGGCTCTGGCTTTTTGACGATTTGTCCTACAGAAACTTCAGCAGAGAAGAAGGGGAGTGAATCTTTGGGAATCTTATTGTAAAATTCCCTCACCTCAGCAGGAGAAACAGACATGCTTTGGACAATAGAACTCCTCATCTTAGCGATGGTCTTTTGCTCTTTTACCATATCATGGATCTCAGATTTTAGCTGCTCTGCCGTCTTGCCATAGGCCTCCACTAAGGTTTCCTCATTCCCTCCAAACTGCTGCAATACCATATTGAACCGTTGGTTCACATCCATCACCACTTCCGCGTCGGTAACGATTACTGAGTCTATTTCAGCTTTTGCAAGCATCAATTTATTGACCAGCAAAGATTCAAACACTTCACATCGGGAAGGAGCTTCAAAGCCCTGCTGGGACTGGGAAATAGCCTCCAAATAGGACTTCTGAAGGTCTGATTCCAGAATGATATAATTATCTACTTTGGCAATGATTTTATCCAATATCTGCCCGGATGGCTTGCTTTCTTCCGTACTGGTACTGTCTTTCTCCTGAGCATAAACTGTAATAGTGCTCAAAAAGCATAAAATAACGGCCAGCGTTTTAGTAAGGTTATTCATATATTTTAAATTCATTATTACCTTTTGCCCTCGAATAAACTTCATTTTGAAGGTCTTCTGCTAGGTTTACTTTTCTTTTATTGACAATGATTTTAGAAATCTCATCCCTGACAAATTCCACTGGAGGCACCTGATCCCGGAGCTTGTATTCCAGCACCTTGAAATAGTAGTTATACTGATCATCCTCAACCTTTATCAGGGGCTTCCCCCTGGTAAGCAGCTGTACTTTATTCTGGTTTTCTGCCAAAGGCGTATTGGTGATGATCTCATCAAATTTCACCCAAGTGGAATCTTCCAGAAAATAGTTGGCTGCCGACTTTATCGCCAATTCCCGCAATTCAAGTTTGGCGGCTTCACCGGATTGGTTTAAAAGACGGTTCGCTTGGTTATTTTGGGGAAGCGATTTGTTCATTTTGATGAAATTGGCCCGCACGATGATTTCCTTGAGTGTAAAATTATGGATATTTTCTTCGTAATAGGCATTGACCTCTTCATCGGAAACTTCCCTGTTTAGGTTTTCCTCGATATACGCCTTTTCATACTCATACACAATTAACGCATATTTATAGTCCAATAGCTTCTTATCGAGCTCCGCTTTACTGACTGAAACTTTTTGGCTGGCCTCCTTGATCATAAGGTGCTTCTTCACCCATGACTGGACATAGCGATTGGCCAAATCCGTGCTATCACTGGCACTGGTCGCTTCCCGTGTCACAAAATCCAGATCCGATTGGCGTAAATAGATGTCATCCACGGAAGCCACGGCAGGGCTGCTATTGGCCGCGGTATCTTCTTCGGATTTCACCTTGAAGAAGCCACAGCTAGACACCACTCCCGCCGCCATGAACAGGAATAACACCACACTGCTAGTGCTGCCCAACAACGATATTTTCGACTCTCGCTTTTTCATCCTCATTGACCTGGATGATAAAATTCTGCTTCAGTAAGCTGATTAATGTTTCGTTCAAATGTTCTTGATAATCTTGGATTACCTTTCCGCGGGTTTCCTCGAACGCTTTGGGTCCCGCTGGATATTGCTTGCCCAAAAGGACAATATAACGTTTATTCTTTACGGTAACTTCCTGAAGTCCCGACTGAATTTCAATTTCTTGCAGGACAGGCTTATTCTCGACTTCAAATACTCCTTCTTCCACCTGATATGATAACGTCGAAAGACTGTCCAAATGATCCACCAGTGATGTTTTTAATCCAGGTTGGTAAGGCTTATCCGTCAAGAATGCCTTTATGGGTGCGGCTGCCTCTGGCGCTAATACCGACACGATCAGTGCCTCGGTACGGGCTCCCCACGTGTATTGATCCCGGTGACTTGCAAAATACTCCTTCAGTCCTGCCGTATCTGTTAAAGCCCGCTGCCAAACCCGCTCATTCATGAGATTAAACAGCAAAATCCCTTCGCGGTATTCATTTACCAGCAATCGGAAATCATCGTTATTGGCCAAGAGATCTGCCTCCTCCGCTTGATCCAGTGAGGTCTCCACAAATTTCCCAAACCACGCATCGAAAGGCGTTCTTTTTCCCACTTTTACGACCACTTCGTCCCGCTCTACAAAACCCACAAAATCGGCCACGGTCTTGCCATGTTCTTCGATGGTAAACAACGTACTGTCCATCAAGTTTTGGGCAGTATAGGTATTTCGAAGATCCTTAAGTGACTTGGACTGCTCGGAGATTGCTGTCCTTGCCGCAGTAATGACCGGAGTATTTTCCCTAAATTGGTACCGCGATTTTTGGATGGCCATCACTTGGCTGTTGATAAGTCCTGACCGACTGTCCCTCAGGATTTTGGATTTAAGGCTTTCCTCCATTTCTTCATATGAAGCCAGGGGCTTTTCATCCTCCAAGCGGATAATGTGATAGCCATAGGAAGTCTTCACCGGGGAGGAGATCTCCCCAATTTCGCTCAGCCCAAAAGCCGCCTCCTCAAATTCCTTTAAAAAGGCTCCCACGCCAAACCAAGGCAGTTCGCCTCCCTTTTCTTTGGTATTGGTATCTTCTGAAAATAGCTGACACACCTCTTCCCAACTGGTATCTTCCTTTTGGAGGGCGGCATAGATGTCCGTAATTTTTCTTCGTGCCCGGTCTTCTGAAAGTGGATCGGCAGGATCTGTCCGGATCAGAATGTGGGACACTTTGACTTGACCGGGATTGGGCTTCCTGTCCAGGAGCTTGATCACGTGATACCCAAAATCTGTCAACACCGGATCAGAAATTTGGCCGGGTTTCAACTGATACACGGCATCCTCAAAGGGATACACCATCTGCAAGGAAGTGAAATATCCCAAATCGCCTTTATTGCTTTTGACCGATGGATCCTGTGAATACTCCATTGCCAAGACCGTAAATGCTTCTCCATCGGAAGCCCTTTCTTTGATTTTCAGCGCCATTCGGTAAACCGCCACAGAGTCCTCACGGCTCGCATTTGCCGGAAAACGCAATAAGATATGTTGGGCATGAACGACTTCCTGCATTCTGGCATAAGCCTTTCTGATCTCCCCTTCCTGCAGGGAAGTCTCCAAAATATACGGCTGCTTTAAATCTTCCTTGAATGCCGTAAACTCTCGCTGAAACTCCACAGATTCATCCATGCCCAGCGCTTCCGCCTCTTTCACCTTGAGCTTATAGTTTAGGAACAGCTCGAAATTCTCTTCAAACTCGGTTTTGCTGAGCTTATCCTCCTCCTTGTCAAATGCCCTATTCTTCGAAAGCATGTGCATAAACTCCTCCGCGAACACATTTTCATTGCCCACGGTGAGCAGATACTGCGGTTCATCTGATAGTGGAGTGCTCTGCGAAACCTTGGAGTTTGGGGAACAAGCCACCAATAAACCCAACACCCAAAGACACTGGTATGTAGTTTTCATCTTATTTACCATGCCAAAAACAATTGTGCAATGTTACAAATTTTAATGTAGAATGTGTGGATTTAAAGGTGATAAGTGGCAAGAATTAACAATTATTTGGAATTCAATTGCTTGATGAGTCTTACCTTGTACCAAGATGGGTGTGATTCTATTTCAATGGTATCCATGATGCGTTTTACCAGCATAATGCCTACTCCTCCTCCAGCTTTGTTTTTTTGCCTTTCCTTGATGACTTCCTTAAGATCGGGGGTCTTATAGTCCAAAATATCAAAGGGCTCGCCATTGTCTGTAATTTCAAAAATGATCCGGTCGTCATGCTGCTGAACTCCTACATGAAGGTGGTTAGATGGATTGCAGCCATGGGTGTGGATAATGCGATTGGCACACACCTCTTCCACGGCCAGCACCAATTCGTTCTTCAGCACTTCAGTAAGGTTGGAGTGGGAAAGCTCTTTGACCAAGAAATCCCTTAGATCAGCCAGCTTGGTCTTTTCACAATATAGTCTTAGCTCATGCTTCATGGATGGTCTCTAAAGCCTCTTCCTTACTTGATTTGATGGTGATCAGCTGGTCCAAGCCCAGGATATGGAATACATTGGCTACTTTCTCTGACAGCCCGTAAATCAAAAAATGGATCCCCTGCTCTTCAAACTCCTCCAGATAGGACATAAAGACACCTAAACCTGCTGAGGAAATATAGGCTAACTCACTGCCGTCTACCAAGATTTTTTTGTGGCCTTGGCCCACCACTTCATGTATCGCCTCATCCAGCTCCACAGAGTTACTGGCATCCACCTGCCCGTCAAGGAGGAGGAGCATATGATTGTCTTCTTGCTTCTTACTAATCGTCAACATAACTGATTATACGCTAAGTTTTTGCTAATGTTGTTCTAAGAATTTTAATACCATGAGGGAATAATCATCGTCGGGTAAAGCGGCTTCTCCCACAAATTCATAAACCGCTTGAATTAGGTGATTTTTGATTTTCTCAGGTGATTGATCCTTATAAGTATTCAGTACTTCTTTTAGTCTCTCATAACCAAACTCTTCCCCATTTTGATCCTTACTCTCGATAATTCCATCGGTATACATGACCAAAATGTCTCCAGGCTGATAATGAATGGTCTTTTCATGCAAGTATTCAGGATATTTATCGCTCCGCAAAATCCCCAAGCCCATGCCCTCCAAGGTAATGTAACCGGCCTCGCCTGCCTTACTGTCATAATAAAGCGTGGGACAATGTCCAGCCCTGCAAAAGGTAATGGTGGCCTTTGCCGTATCAATCAAATAATAGGTAGTCGTGATAAACAGGTTCTTGGCCAAGCAGCTGCTCAAGGCATTATTGGCCTTTGAGAGGAATTCCTTGGGCGAAAGGTCCAGCTGTACCAAGCTGTGGAAGACCCCTTTCATTTGTGACATGTTAAAAGCCGCTGAAAGCCCTTTCCCGGACACATCTCCGATGATCAGGGCAAACCGGTTTTCATCAAATTGATACGTTTCGTAATAGTCTCCACCTACTTCATCGGCCGCCTCAGAAAACCCAAAAATATCGAAGTGGCTGTTATGATGTAGCGCAGACGGCAGCAAGCTGCGCTGTACCCGTTGGGCAATTTTCAACTCCTCTTTATAGCGTTCATTCTTGATGGCTTCGTTAAGCAACCGGTGGTTCTCGACAGAAATGCTTGCCTGTCCCACAAAAGTGGTCACGATATTAAGCATCTCCTTGTTAAAGCCGTTCTTCACCTCTTTAAGCAAGAAAAGGTATCCCAAGAGGCTTTTATTTACCCATATCGGCACCACCAAAGCCGACTTGTAAAGGTCATGCTCCACACCGCTATTGACATGGTCTGTGGCAGACGGCTTCCTCAAGCTTAGAAAACTACTGAAGACTTTATTTTTGTCCATCAGGGCCTTGATTTCCTTACGGTCCATATTGGTCACAAACCGCTGGTGCAGGATTTGCAGCTGGTTTTCTTCGTCCACTATTTCTAGCCAAGCCGCATCGGCATAAGCGGCACTCATGCAACTGTCCACCAATATGTCCAACACTTGGGTTTCACTTTGGCCGGGCTGTATCGATTGGCTTAGTTTTTGAAAGTTGATCGCTTCAGTAAGCTTCTGTTCAAAAACCGACGAGGTCGGTAGATTAAAGAGCGTCACCAAAAAACTAAACAGTGAATAAACAAACACAAACCCAAAAAGCCCCATCAAAAACAAATTGTCCATCAGGTTAATTTCTGCATGATGGCTTTGATGGCTCAGGGATTGCATGAAGAGAAAGGAGGTCGTGATCAGGATAATCACAAAAAACAGAATGGACTTCCACTTGTCCTTAAAGGTCAGGTAAGGAATCCATTTGAGGTTTACCGATATGATAACCCCAAAAATCAGCAAGAACACCAAGCCAAAAAGGAAGGTGAAATCAAAGGTATTCTGGTTAAAGTATACATAAAACATACTCACTAAGAGCATGACTTCATATATTTGCCATTGTTGGACGGTATTCTTGTTCTTTTGGTATAAAATGAGCTTTTTCCACAACAAAGAACACGAAATAAGAAACAAGGTCGTCAACCCGAAGTTGACATGGTAAAAGAAATTTCCCAAAAGGGGATCTGTACTAAGGCGTGTATCGTCCAGTAGGATATAAAACACCCTGATCAAAAACGCCACTCCAATGACAATCAAGCCTGTAGAAGCGGCTCGCCAGATGAGTTGGATAAAGTTATTTTGCTCGCTGCGTTCGATGGATCGTGAATAGAACAAATAGACCAAGACAAAAAAAATGATTTCCAGTGTCCATGTAATTTCATGGGCAATGCCCAGGTTCATACGATTAACCGTTCCGAAAAGACGGAGCAAGTCTACAAAAAGCAATCCCAACCAGGTGAGAACGGTCACCAGGATTAATATTCTTCCGATATTTATGTTGGGAAATTTGATCATGTACAAAACCATTACAATAATACGTAATGTCAATCAAATAACCTGAATCAATTTTAGTGTAAGTTTTTAAGCAATGATAAACATGCAAAAATGTGTAATGGCCGGTATCGTGGCCATCCTAAGCCTGATGATGAGCTGCACCACAGCCGAGGTGAACAAATTTATCCAAGGAGCCACTGAAGCCAGCCTCTCAGAAGGAGATGTCAGCAATGGGCTGAAAGAAGCCCTGCAAAAAGGCATTTCCGAAGGGGTCGACATCGCAGGAAAGCAAGATGGCTATTTGGGAAATGAGCTGCTGCGCATCGGATTACCGGAAGATGTCCAAAAGGTGGAAAGCACACTGCGTACGATTGGCCTTGGAGGAGAAGTGGACAAGGTCATCACCACCATCAATCGCGGGGCAGAAGACGCTGCAAAAGAAGCCAAACCTATTTTTATCAATGCGATCAAACAAATGACCATCCAAGATGCTTGGACCATCCTTAAAGGAGAAGATGATGCGGCTACCCGCTATTTACAGCGAACCACTACGGATCAATTGACGGCCCTGTTCAAGCCACATGTCCAGGAATCGTTGGACAAGGTGGGGGCCACGCGATACTATGGTGACTTGGTCAACAGCTACAACACTTTCCCCACGACCCAAAAGAAGCTGGATCCGGACTTAAACAGTTATGTGACGGACAAAGCCATAGAGGGATTGTTTAAATTGATCGCTGAAGAGGAAAAGGCGATCCGCGAAAATCCGCTGGAACGGACCAGCAGCATTCTAAAAAGAGTATTTGCTGCGCAGGACTAAAATGGATCAAACCATATTTTCGGGGCGAGGAATGTTTACATGTTTATGAAAGGGTTTTAGCGGGAAGTTGCGGGGAACAGGGCGGTCAATGCGGCTAAAACGGAAAACGTTGGATGGGCAAATTTACCATGGGCTTCACCATGGCTATGGATGTATCGCCCCTCCAGGGCCAGTCATCGGGTGTGCTACCTACCAGATTCCCAGTGATCATGGCAGTTTCCTGAACAGGCGATTTTTTTTTCCATGAGGATGAATCCTGGTCCCCAGCAATACAACTTGACCCAGTGGATGCTGTAACCTGAACTGAAAGGAATGTAAAATTGCTTTGAGCCTTGATGGCATATGATGGTTCCGATAAAAAGATGAACACAGATTTGCAAAGCCTTATGCATACTATCTGTGTCTATCCGTGTTCATCCGTGCCGCTGGCACTCCTTCGGGAGGTTGAGGAGCGCTTAAGTTCCTGCGGATTCATCCGCAGGTTACAAAATTTATCGTGCCGCAGGCACTTTGCCCCGATTTGTACCTGGGAAACCGCGGTAGCCTATGGTGCCGAATGGCGGAATAGGCTGAAAGAATGAGTTGTTGATTTGGATCGTACAGGCCGGTGCAGCTATCTGTTCATGCATAATGGTTGGCTTGGTTGAGGTCAAACCCTGGATATGCGTTAGCAACTGAGCATCATGCCTAATCCGCCTTTGGCGGAGGGTCATACAGAAGTTGCAGGTGACCACCTGCACCAAAAATGATTACACACAAAAGGGGAAGTTCCGTAGGAACGGCAAATATAAATGCGAACAGGAACATTTGTTTTAAAGCGTTTGCCCTATGGCGGAAGTCCATCGTTTTATCGGTATGAAATTCTATTTCATAAGACCATGTCAACATTCGTATCCCTAGAAATATCGCTTGATCCGGTTTTGCCATTAAGTAAAACTGGCAGTCCCCAACTTTTCGCTTGATCCCTAAAAATAAAAACATTCATGAATTAGGACTTCACAAACGGGAATGAAAGAGGAGTTTATCCGTATAAGTAGAATATTCACATTCACTTATCGGTTATGTCATCACAAATTGAATTCGAACAGGTGATCCAGCGGGGCTGTGGCCTCGATGTTCACCAAAAGACGGTAGTGGCCACAGTCAGTGGCATTGACGTTGAGATTGATACCCGTACCTTCGGGACCTTTACTGCTCAGATCGAGGAGCTTAAAACATGGCTGAATTCCCTTTCCATTACCCACATTGCGATGGAAAGTACCGGAGTTTATTGGAAACCTGTCTACAACATCCTGGAAGAGGATTTTAAGATTATCCTGGTAAATGCCCGGCATATCAAGAATGTTCCCGGTCATAAGACAGATAAGAAAGACAGTGAATGGATTGCCAAATTGCTTCTAAGCGGTCTGTTAAAGGGGAGCTTTGTCCCTACCGAGTGGATAAGAGAGCTACGTGATCTTTGCAGGTATAAACGTAAGCTGATCGCACAGCGGGTCGCCCAACGCAACAGGTTGCATAAAATCCTGGAAGATGCCAATATCAAACTGGCCTCAGTGGCTTCGGATATCTTTGGGGTCACAGGTACGCTCATCATAGATGCCTTGATCCGGAAACAGGATGATCCTGAATACCTGGCCAACCTTGCCAAAGGTTCCTTGCGCAAAAAGATGGCGGACCTCAAACTTTCTCTGCAGGGAAGACTCACCGAACATCACCGGTTCATGCTGGCCACACTCCGTGATTCCATTGATTCGATCAACGCCCAGATCGGGCACATCGAGGCTAGAATTGAGCGTTATGCAGTCGAGCTTCAACAAGAGGTCGATTTACTCCAGACCATACCCGGAATAGGTAAAGAAACCGCCATGAATATCCTGGCCGAGTCAGGCAATGACATGGAGGTTTTTCCTGATCACAAACACCTGGCATCATGGGCAGGTGTCTCCCCGGGCAACAACGAAAGTGCAGGCAAGAAGAAGTCAACCCGCATCACACATGGGAACAAATACTTGAAAACTGCATTGGTCGAAGCTGCTTGGGCCGCATCACACACAAAGGACACCTATTTGGGCCGCAAATATGGGGCAATAGCTGCTCGCCGCGGATCTAAAAAGGCCCTGATTGCCGTAGCTCATAAAATCTTGACCGGACTGTATTACATCCTCAAAAACAAGGAGCCCTACCTAGAGCCTGACGATACAACCTATCAGGAAAAAAGAAAGCAGGCGCAGATTAAGAAATCCTTAGAGCGCCTGCGCGGGCTCGGAGTCCAAGTGGACATCCGTCCCAATTAAGATTAAGTGAAAGTTCGAGCTTTTATTGGTGATTTACAAGTCCCGGAATAAAAACTGAACTCATAGGCCAAGAACAAACGGTTATTGCTTCGAGCATGTAGAAAAAATTTTACTCTCTAACTTGGCCTAACTTAATTTATAGTCCTTTAAAAAACCTTTCAAAGGATAGCAAAACTATGCCCTACCAGTTTTAAAAATGACTGAACAAGCCTATTTTTAGATTTTCTCTTTCAGAAAAAAAAGCTATGAAATAGAATCTCATAGCTTTAGTCAATTAACAATAAACCCAAAATAACCTGTTGTAAGAAAAGG comes from Echinicola vietnamensis DSM 17526 and encodes:
- a CDS encoding GAF domain-containing SpoIIE family protein phosphatase gives rise to the protein MIKFPNINIGRILILVTVLTWLGLLFVDLLRLFGTVNRMNLGIAHEITWTLEIIFFVLVYLFYSRSIERSEQNNFIQLIWRAASTGLIVIGVAFLIRVFYILLDDTRLSTDPLLGNFFYHVNFGLTTLFLISCSLLWKKLILYQKNKNTVQQWQIYEVMLLVSMFYVYFNQNTFDFTFLFGLVFLLIFGVIISVNLKWIPYLTFKDKWKSILFFVIILITTSFLFMQSLSHQSHHAEINLMDNLFLMGLFGFVFVYSLFSFLVTLFNLPTSSVFEQKLTEAINFQKLSQSIQPGQSETQVLDILVDSCMSAAYADAAWLEIVDEENQLQILHQRFVTNMDRKEIKALMDKNKVFSSFLSLRKPSATDHVNSGVEHDLYKSALVVPIWVNKSLLGYLFLLKEVKNGFNKEMLNIVTTFVGQASISVENHRLLNEAIKNERYKEELKIAQRVQRSLLPSALHHNSHFDIFGFSEAADEVGGDYYETYQFDENRFALIIGDVSGKGLSAAFNMSQMKGVFHSLVQLDLSPKEFLSKANNALSSCLAKNLFITTTYYLIDTAKATITFCRAGHCPTLYYDSKAGEAGYITLEGMGLGILRSDKYPEYLHEKTIHYQPGDILVMYTDGIIESKDQNGEEFGYERLKEVLNTYKDQSPEKIKNHLIQAVYEFVGEAALPDDDYSLMVLKFLEQH
- a CDS encoding DUF4197 domain-containing protein; this encodes MQKCVMAGIVAILSLMMSCTTAEVNKFIQGATEASLSEGDVSNGLKEALQKGISEGVDIAGKQDGYLGNELLRIGLPEDVQKVESTLRTIGLGGEVDKVITTINRGAEDAAKEAKPIFINAIKQMTIQDAWTILKGEDDAATRYLQRTTTDQLTALFKPHVQESLDKVGATRYYGDLVNSYNTFPTTQKKLDPDLNSYVTDKAIEGLFKLIAEEEKAIRENPLERTSSILKRVFAAQD
- a CDS encoding IS110 family transposase, which codes for MSSQIEFEQVIQRGCGLDVHQKTVVATVSGIDVEIDTRTFGTFTAQIEELKTWLNSLSITHIAMESTGVYWKPVYNILEEDFKIILVNARHIKNVPGHKTDKKDSEWIAKLLLSGLLKGSFVPTEWIRELRDLCRYKRKLIAQRVAQRNRLHKILEDANIKLASVASDIFGVTGTLIIDALIRKQDDPEYLANLAKGSLRKKMADLKLSLQGRLTEHHRFMLATLRDSIDSINAQIGHIEARIERYAVELQQEVDLLQTIPGIGKETAMNILAESGNDMEVFPDHKHLASWAGVSPGNNESAGKKKSTRITHGNKYLKTALVEAAWAASHTKDTYLGRKYGAIAARRGSKKALIAVAHKILTGLYYILKNKEPYLEPDDTTYQEKRKQAQIKKSLERLRGLGVQVDIRPN